AACATTTATACCTGTAGAACCACCCATAAATAAGCCATCCTTCCGTAGTAACTGATAAACAACCTTTATGGCTTCCCTGTCATCAATCTGGACAGCATCATCGCTAGGCGCGCCTTCCATATTGGCGGTAATACGACTATTGCCAATGCCTTCAGTAATAGAATTACCTTCAATATTGATTTCGCCTGTTTTAATGTAGCTGTAAAGTCCGCTACCTTTTGGGTCAGCTACAACACACTTAATTGCTGGATTTTTTTCTTTCAAATACATTGCTACACCAGCAAAAGTTCCACCAGTCCCTGTTGAAGCGACCCAAGCGTCAACTTTACCATCTGTCTGTGCCCAAATTTCTGGTCCTGTTGTTTGGTAATGGGCCTGGCGGTTTGCTAAGTTATCAAACTGATTTGCCCAAATAGCATTTTCCATTTCGCCAGCTACTCTACCAGAGAGTTTGACGTAATTATTAGGGTCTTTATAGGGTACAGCAGGTACAGGGCGAACTTCTGCACCTAATGCCCTCAAAGCATCCATCTTCTCTTGGGATTGAGTGTCAGGAATTATAATCAGGCATTTATAACCTTTGGCGTTGCATATATGTGCCAATCCAATACCAGTATTACCAGCTGTTCCTTCTACGACTGTGCCACCAGGTTTTAGTAAACCTTTTTCTTCGGCATCTTGAATAATATAAAGTGCTGCCCGATCTTTAACTGAACCACCAGGGTTGAGAAATTCTGCTTTACCAAGAATTTCACACCCAGTTTCGTCACTAAAGCTGTTTAAACGAATAAGTGGTGTATGACCTACAGTATCTACAAAGCCGTTTCTGATATCCATGTTTGAACTTCTTGGTGGAGACTATGCTTTTGGTCATCAGGCGTGAGGCCTTGTTGACCCTATACTGATTTTAGAGAGGTCTTTGTTCTAAGATTCAGACTTTAGCCCTACACACTCAAAAATTTTCAAACGTCAACCAGTCAGTGCAGTCTAGTGTTAATCCTAAAGTGCAGCAGCAGTATAGTGCTGAAATTTTGATAAACATTGTTCTCACCAATTTGTCCCATTTGTCACCATTTAGAAAACAATAGTGCCATCTTTATACGTGTAATTACTGACAAAAAAATTGTTGATATCTTCAATATTAGCTGAGAGTTCTAGATATTTTACAGGAGATGATATAAAAGGTGTGAGACCTCACTAGTCAACTAAAATTTACACTTAATTTTCTAAGTTAAGTCTTATGGATAGCAAATATCATGCTTCGCATACTCCTAATCGATAACAACTTTGATGTGCACTTGTCGATAACACCGCAACTCAAGCAAGAGTTTTCTTCTATAGAAGTTACCTCAATTATTCATGCTAAGAGTTTTGAGGAAGCGCTAGCAGTAGGTGATTTTGATATTGCAATTACTGACTACTCTCTACAGTGGACTAATGGCTTAGAGGTTTTAAAAACCATTAAAATTAAATATCCAAACAGTCCTGTGATTATGTACACTGATAGCGGCAACGAAGAAATTGCTGTCTTAGGGATGAAGTCTGGGCTAAGTGATTATGTCTTAAAGGGAAGGCTAGAGCTGCTTGTCATTGCTGTTAAAGAAAGTTTAGAAAAGCAGACATCACTTGACGAGTATGCTGTTGCTGTTGAGCAATTACGAATCAGTGAAGAGCGTTTAGACCTGGCAATGGAAGCTGCTCATCTGGGCACTTGGGACTGGAACGTACCAAAAAATCAAGTAATTTGGTCTAAAAATCATGAACAATTATTTGGTTTACCACCAGGAAGCTTTCTAGGAAGTTATGAAGGATTTCTTTCCTGCGTTCATCCAGAAGACAGAGAACAAGTTTCTGAAGCTATTACTTCTGCCATAAATACAAAAACTGACTACAGCAATGAATTTCGCGTTCTTTGGTCTGATGGAAGCGTTCATTGGATCTTAGGTAAAGGTAATTTTTTTTATGATGATACAGGTCAGCTTGTGCGCATGATTGGAGTGGTGTTGGACATCACTGAGCGCAAGCAGCGGGAAGAAGAACTGGAGCGAGCAAATCGCTTAAAAGATGAATTTCTTGCGATTGTCTCCCACGAACTTCGCACTCCTTTAAACGCAATTTTGGGTTGGGCACAGTTACTGCGTAGCCGTAACTTTGATGAAGCAGCTAGAAATCATAGTTTAGAAATTATTGAACGCAGTGCCCTTCAACAGAACCAGTTAATAGATGATATTCTTGATACATCTCGCTTAATGCGAGGGCAAATGCAGCTATCTATATCTCCTATCAATTTAGTCAGTGTGATTGAGAACGCGCTCAATACAATAAAGTTATCAGCACAAGAAAAATCAATTACTTTGGAATCCGTACTAGAGTGCTCAGTCGCGGTAGTGATGGGAGATGAAAATCGCTTGTATCAAATTGCTTGGAATTTACTTTCCAATGCAATAAAGTTCACCCCAGTGGAAGGACGAGTGCAAGTGAGGCTGTCAATTAGCGCTGAGTCAAACTCTTGTGACTCACTACTCAAAACTCAACAACACGAATCCTATGCTACTTACGACAACCCAGAGCTTGGAGCTTCCTATGGAAGAGGCAGCCTGGATGAATTGCGCGACTTGAACCGACTAAAGTCGGAGTTAAAAGACTTGGGGCTTTCCATTCCCAAGGGTTGGGGGGAAACGGAAGAGTGCCTACTTCCAAGCTCCCTTGGGATTTCCTCCAAATACCCTACGCGAACACAGTCCCCAAGGGGGGGAAATCCACCTGCAGGGCTGCTTCACTCCAACGCATTGGCTCCTCAAGGCTCAGAACCTCCTGAATTTATAAACGGAGGAAACTTCGGTTCAGACAACTTTTGGCAACGCCCTGGGTTCTGGGCAGTCATTCAAGTCAGCGATACTGGTGAGGGCATCAATTCTGAGTTTCTACCTTATGTGTTTGAACACTTTCGTCAAGCTGATAGCACAATGACACGTTCCAATAATGGACTTGGTTTGGGATTAGCGATTGTTCGGCATCTCGTGGAATTGCAAGGTGGCACAGTGACAGCAGAAAGTCAAGGAAAAGGGAAAGGAGCAACCTTTACTGTCAAGCTGCCACTTATAGAAGTGAATACACAACAGCCAAAAGTTCGTCCCGAAAAAACTTATCATCACTCACAGCTAAATGACGTACAAATCCTTGTGGTCGATGATGATACTGATAATTTGGAACTACTGGAAGAAATTTTGCAAGGCGCAGGCGCAAAAGTGACCGCTGTTCAATCCACCAATGCAGCTTTACAAGTTTTGGAAGAATTCAAATGTGATGTACTCATTAGTGACATTGGAATGCCACAAGCGAGTGGTCATGCTTTGATTCGTCAAGTCAGGCTTAAGGAGGTGGGGCAAACCCAGAAGATTCCCGCAGTTGCACTCACTGCTTATAGCAGAGAAGAAGACAAACTTGAAGCACTGGAGGCAGGATTTCACATTTTCTTGCCCAAGCCAGTTAACCCTGTAGATTTAATGGGTGCAATATCTAGTCTTTTGGAATAAGAACAGAAAACTCAACAACTTCATAGCAATTTGCGTACATCAAGCGAACCCAACGCCTAATACCGTTTCACTTTAACGTTGATACATATGGGCAAGTAGGGGGAGTAGGGGGAGTACGGGGAATAGGTGAGACAGCGCTCTTGGTAGGGTTTCCCGACAGCCAGGCGACTGCGTAAGCGCAAGCGCACGAATCAAGCCTAAGCGCAAGCGTGTCCCTTTGGGACTTACAAAGCAGCGTCTGTGCAGGAGATACGCGTAAGCGTGTCCCTTTGGGACTTACAAAGTAGCGTAGGCGTGCAGGAGATACCCGAAGGGGGAAGTGAAATGTATCAGGATTTTGGTGAAAGGGTATAACGAGAATCCAGTCGAAGGAGGCGGTAAACGTCGGTTTAGAGTTGGATCTACCCCGAACTAATT
This portion of the Brasilonema sennae CENA114 genome encodes:
- a CDS encoding cysteine synthase A — translated: MDIRNGFVDTVGHTPLIRLNSFSDETGCEILGKAEFLNPGGSVKDRAALYIIQDAEEKGLLKPGGTVVEGTAGNTGIGLAHICNAKGYKCLIIIPDTQSQEKMDALRALGAEVRPVPAVPYKDPNNYVKLSGRVAGEMENAIWANQFDNLANRQAHYQTTGPEIWAQTDGKVDAWVASTGTGGTFAGVAMYLKEKNPAIKCVVADPKGSGLYSYIKTGEINIEGNSITEGIGNSRITANMEGAPSDDAVQIDDREAIKVVYQLLRKDGLFMGGSTGINVAAAVALAKQMGPGHTIVTILCDSGSRYQSRIFNHEWLESKGLSPD
- a CDS encoding response regulator, which encodes MLRILLIDNNFDVHLSITPQLKQEFSSIEVTSIIHAKSFEEALAVGDFDIAITDYSLQWTNGLEVLKTIKIKYPNSPVIMYTDSGNEEIAVLGMKSGLSDYVLKGRLELLVIAVKESLEKQTSLDEYAVAVEQLRISEERLDLAMEAAHLGTWDWNVPKNQVIWSKNHEQLFGLPPGSFLGSYEGFLSCVHPEDREQVSEAITSAINTKTDYSNEFRVLWSDGSVHWILGKGNFFYDDTGQLVRMIGVVLDITERKQREEELERANRLKDEFLAIVSHELRTPLNAILGWAQLLRSRNFDEAARNHSLEIIERSALQQNQLIDDILDTSRLMRGQMQLSISPINLVSVIENALNTIKLSAQEKSITLESVLECSVAVVMGDENRLYQIAWNLLSNAIKFTPVEGRVQVRLSISAESNSCDSLLKTQQHESYATYDNPELGASYGRGSLDELRDLNRLKSELKDLGLSIPKGWGETEECLLPSSLGISSKYPTRTQSPRGGNPPAGLLHSNALAPQGSEPPEFINGGNFGSDNFWQRPGFWAVIQVSDTGEGINSEFLPYVFEHFRQADSTMTRSNNGLGLGLAIVRHLVELQGGTVTAESQGKGKGATFTVKLPLIEVNTQQPKVRPEKTYHHSQLNDVQILVVDDDTDNLELLEEILQGAGAKVTAVQSTNAALQVLEEFKCDVLISDIGMPQASGHALIRQVRLKEVGQTQKIPAVALTAYSREEDKLEALEAGFHIFLPKPVNPVDLMGAISSLLE